The genomic stretch AGCCCATGCGTAGCGCGGGAGAGAGGCCCACGACTTCAATGACAATATCTGCACCGCGGCCGTCTGTGAGTTCCTTGACGCGTTTGCCTAGTCCCTCGCGATCAGACTGAAAGTTCCATGGTTCTGCTCCCAGTGACTTGGCGAGGTCAAGTCGCGAGGGCACAGAGTCTACTGCGAGCACGTGTTTGGGCTTGTAGTCCATGATGTTACAGAGTGCGCATAGAGCGACAGGACCGCATCCGATGAGTACAACAACACTGTCTTGTATCTCTTCCGGAGTCGAGTATTGGAAGCCGTTCTTCGCCGCAAAGAAGCCCGTGGGGAAGATATCGGCCATCAAGACGAGCACCTCGTCTTTGATTCCTGGGGGTGCTTTGACAGCCGTCGAGTCTGCGAGGGGAACTCGCACGTACTCCGCCTGGGCGCCATCAAGGCCGGTAGATCCAAATAGCTGGGATTTGACGCATCGTGATGAACAGCCGTGTTTGCAATAGAAGCATTCACCGCAGCTGGTTGTAAATGGAGTTACGACATAATCGCCGGCTTTGAAGTTTTTCACAGACGAGCCGACGTCGTGGACGTGTCCTGTAAACTCGTGTCCCATGACAAAGTCAGTACCAGATGGCTGGTGGCCGCGGAAGACGTGTAGTTCGCTGGGTAAGTTTTGTCAGATACAGTTTCTCGACAGTAATTGTCACGCACCTTCCACACAAAGCCGTCTGTAGAACATTAGTATATGATAATGCTGGTGTAGTGAGCAATCTACCTTGTCGACTTTGACGATAATATCTCCTGCATCTTTGATTGCTGGTATAGGCCTGTCTTCAACCACAACGCTCCCCGGTCCTTTGAACACCACTGCT from Pyrenophora tritici-repentis strain M4 chromosome 1, whole genome shotgun sequence encodes the following:
- a CDS encoding Tdh, Threonine dehydrogenase and related Zn-dependent dehydrogenase, whose protein sequence is MKAVVFKGPGSVVVEDRPIPAIKDAGDIIVKVDKTALCGSELHVFRGHQPSGTDFVMGHEFTGHVHDVGSSVKNFKAGDYVVTPFTTSCGECFYCKHGCSSRCVKSQLFGSTGLDGAQAEYVRVPLADSTAVKAPPGIKDEVLVLMADIFPTGFFAAKNGFQYSTPEEIQDSVVVLIGCGPVALCALCNIMDYKPKHVLAVDSVPSRLDLAKSLGAEPWNFQSDREGLGKRVKELTDGRGADIVIEVVGLSPALRMGYELIRPWGVISSVGVHNGEIPWTGDDAYNKNLRIQMGRCPVRSVFEEALKSLKKHQDKLGFMADKIMPLSEAVEGYDIFNKMQVQKVIFEAHK